A region of Toxorhynchites rutilus septentrionalis strain SRP chromosome 1, ASM2978413v1, whole genome shotgun sequence DNA encodes the following proteins:
- the LOC129766470 gene encoding phosphoglycerate mutase 2, with translation MAAKYRIVMVRHGESEWNQKNLFCGWFDANLSDKGKEEALAAGNAIKEAGLKFDIAHTSLLTRAQVTLNSILTESGQTNIPIEKTWRLNERHYGGLTGLNKSETAAKYGEEQVLIWRRSFDVPPPNMEPDHAYYNAIVKDDRYKGDPKPEDFPMAESLKLTIARTLPYWNDVIIPQLKAGKNIIIAAHGNSLRGIVKHLDEMSDEAIMGLNLPTGIPFVYELDENLKPVVSMKFLGDEETVRKAIESVANQGKAK, from the exons atggCAGCAAAGTATCGGATTGTTATGGTTCGTCATGGTGAATCAGAATGGAATCAAAAAAATCTATTCTGTGGTTGGTTTGATGCCAATCTTAGTGACAAGG GTAAAGAGGAAGCGCTTGCTGCTGGTAATGCTATTAAGGAAGCCGGGCTGAAATTTGATATCGCACACACATCTTTATTGACGCGCGCCCAGGTCACCTTGAACTCCATCCTCACCGAATCTGGTCAAACCAACATTCCCATTGAAAAAACCTGGCGTTTGAACGAACGTCATTATGGTGGGCTAACTGGTTTAAACAAATCGGAAACTGCGGCAAAATATGGCGAAGAACAAGTTCTGATCTGGCGCCGTAGCTTCGATGTGCCACCACCGAACATGGAACCGGATCATGCGTACTATAATGCAATCGTCAAAGACGATCGCTACAAAGGTGATCCCAAACCGGAAGACTTCCCAATGGCGGAATCTCTTAAGTTGACAATTGCGCGTACGCTGCCCTATTGGAACGACGTTATCATTCCACAGTTGAAGGCAGGCAAAAACATTATCATCGCAGCTCACGGAAACAGTCTGCGTGGTATCGTTAAGCATTTGGATGAGATGAGCGATGAGGCCATAATGGGTTTAAATCTGCCAACTGGTATTCCTTTCGTGTATGAATTAGATGAGAACCTAAAACCGGTTGTGTCTATGAAATTCCTCGGCGACGAAGAAACCGTACGAAAAGCCATTGAATCTGTCGCTAACCAGGGCAAAGCTAAGTGA
- the LOC129766497 gene encoding splicing factor U2af 38 kDa subunit: MAEYLASIFGTEKDKVNCSFYFKIGACRHGDRCSRIHNKPTFSQTCLLQNLYVNPQNSAKSADGSHLVANVSDEEMQEHYDNFFEDVFVECEDKYGEIEEMNVCDNLGDHLVGNVYIKFRREEDADRAAKDLNNRWFGGRPVYSELSPVTDFREACCRQYEMGECTRSGFCNFMHLKPISRELRRYLYSRRRGRSRSKSRSPKPRGGGGGGGGGGGGRDRSRDRNRRSRSRDRKGPERNDNGRKGRY; the protein is encoded by the exons ATGGCTGAGTATCTTGCTTCGATTTTCGGCACGGAAAAAGATAA AGTCAATTGCTCGTTTTATTTCAAGATTGGAGCCTGCCGTCATGGGGATCGATGCTCTCGTATTCATAACAAACCTACATTCTCACAAACCTGTTTATTGCAAAATCTCTACGTAAATCCGCAGAACTCGGCAAAATCGGCCGACGGCAGTCATC TTGTGGCAAACGTTTCGGATGAGGAAATGCAAGAACATTACGATAACTTCTTCGAAGATGTTTTCGTCGAATGTGAGGACAAGTATGGTGAAATCGAGGAAATGAATGTGTGTGACAATCTAGGAGATCATCTTGTTGGTAACGTGTACATCAAGTTCCGTCGCGAAGAAGATGCTGATAGGGCGGCAAAAGATTTAAATAACCGCTGGTTTGGTGGGCGTCCTGTTTATTCGGAATTGTCGCCAGTAACTGATTTCCGTGAAGCCTGCTGTCGCCAGTATGAAATGGGCGAATGTACGCGCTCAGGATTTTGCAACTTTATGCATCTCAAACCGATATCTCGTGAGCTAAGAAGATATCTGTATTCGCGACGACGAGGACGATCTCGTTCCAAATCACGTTCACCGAAACCAAGAGGCGGCGGCGGTGGCGGTGGCGGTGGCGGCGGAGGACGCGATCGTTCGAGAGACAGAAATCGTCGTTCTAGAAGCCGCGATCGTAAAGGACCCGAAAGAAACGACAATGGCCGCAAGGGAAGATATTAG